One segment of Trachemys scripta elegans isolate TJP31775 chromosome 1, CAS_Tse_1.0, whole genome shotgun sequence DNA contains the following:
- the LOC117872975 gene encoding olfactory receptor 52R1-like produces the protein MSYSNTTDFTNPSIFILLGIPGLETAHVWISIPFGTMYTIAVLGNFTILFIVKMDQSLHGPMYYFLCMLAITDLVMSTSTLPKMLNIFWFNSREISFSACLTQMYFLHCFSAMESGILVAMAFDRYVAICDPLRHSTILTNPVVVKIGLAVVLRSGILALPYPFLASRWPYCRTNIIPHSYCEHIAVVNLACADIRISSYYGLFDLFSVIGMDVFFISVSYTQILRAIIRLPTKDAQLKTFGTCISHLCAISALYIPDFFSSLTHRFGHNVPLHFLVLTANVYLLVPPLLHPIIYGMRTKEIRGRLLRLFTHKDT, from the coding sequence ATGTCATATTCCAACACAAccgacttcaccaacccctccatCTTCATCCTACTTGGAATTCCTGGCTTGGAGACagcccatgtctggatctccatACCCTTCGGCACAATGTACACCATAGCTgtcttggggaacttcaccatcctgttcattGTAAAGATGGATCAAAGCCTCCATGgacccatgtactatttcctctgcatgctggccatcACCGACCTGGTCATGTCCACATCCACCCTACCCAAAATGCTGaacatcttctggttcaattccagagAGATcagtttcagtgcctgcctcacccagatgtacttccTTCACTGCTTCTCAGCGATGGAATCTGGAATCCTCGTAgccatggcttttgatcgctacGTAGCGATCTGcgatcccctgagacattccaccatcctgacaaacccTGTTGTGGTGAAGATAGGCCTGGCTGTGGTGCTGCGCAGTGGCATACTCGCATTACCCTATCCCTTCCTGGCGAGCaggtggccatattgcagaaccaacatcatcccccactCCTACTGTGAGCACATAGCTGTGGTGAATCTGGCCTGTGCTGACATCCGTATCAGTAGTTACTACGGCCTGTTTGATCTTTTCTCTGTGATCGGAATGGATGTGTTTTTCATCTCTGTGTCCTATACtcagatcctcagggccatcaTCCGCCTCCCCACGAAAGATGCCCAGCTCAAAACTTTTGGAACCTGCATCTCTCACCTTTGTGCCATCTCAGCTTTGTACATCCCAGATTTCTTCTCCTCTCTCACGCACCGGTTTGGCCATAATGTGCCACTCCATTTCCTTGTTCTCACTGCCAATGTGTACCTTCTGGTGCCACCCTTGCTACACCCCATCATCTACGGGATGAGGACCAAAGAAATCCGGGGAAGGCTGCTACGGCTCTTTACCCACAAAGACACCTAA